One stretch of Streptomyces hygroscopicus DNA includes these proteins:
- a CDS encoding CoA transferase has product MPAQPLEGITVVALEQAVAAPFATRQLADLGARVIKVERPGRGDFARDYDREVKGASAYFVWINRGKESVVLDVKDDTDQALLDAMLARADVFVHNLAPGAVDRLGLGARTLRPAHPRLITCAISGYGDSGPYREKKAYDLLIQCEAGLLSITGSPEAPARPGISIADIAGGMYAYTGILTALYERERTGAGTDLSVSLLDALGEWMGHPYFAQAYGGAGVVRSGARHPSISPYGAYRCGDGGQVFLSVQSDREWAALCERVLRRPELIRDPRFADNPLRRTHDEELTAELESCFADHTAEGLIALLDGAGIANARLRDIAEFGAHPQFDARDRWGEFGSPVGPLRGLLPPVEVAGRRAPMRPVPGLGEHTQAVRAEFS; this is encoded by the coding sequence GTGCCCGCGCAACCGCTGGAAGGCATCACCGTCGTCGCCCTGGAGCAGGCCGTCGCCGCCCCGTTCGCCACCCGTCAGCTCGCCGATCTGGGAGCCAGAGTCATCAAGGTGGAGCGGCCGGGGCGCGGTGACTTCGCCCGCGACTACGACCGCGAGGTCAAGGGCGCTTCGGCCTACTTCGTCTGGATCAATCGCGGTAAGGAGAGCGTCGTCCTCGATGTCAAGGACGACACCGACCAGGCGCTGCTCGATGCGATGCTCGCCCGCGCGGATGTCTTCGTGCACAATCTGGCGCCCGGCGCCGTGGACCGGCTGGGCCTGGGAGCGCGGACGCTGCGGCCCGCGCATCCTCGCCTGATCACCTGCGCGATCTCCGGCTATGGGGACAGCGGCCCGTACCGTGAGAAGAAGGCGTACGACCTGCTCATCCAGTGCGAGGCGGGGCTGCTGTCGATCACCGGCAGCCCTGAGGCCCCGGCCCGCCCCGGGATCTCGATCGCCGATATCGCGGGCGGGATGTACGCCTACACAGGCATTCTCACCGCGCTGTACGAGCGGGAGCGCACCGGTGCGGGGACCGACCTGAGCGTGAGCCTGCTCGATGCGCTGGGCGAGTGGATGGGCCACCCCTATTTCGCCCAGGCATACGGCGGTGCCGGGGTCGTGCGCAGCGGCGCGCGTCATCCGTCGATCTCGCCGTACGGCGCCTACCGCTGTGGGGACGGCGGTCAGGTGTTCCTGAGTGTGCAGAGCGATCGTGAATGGGCCGCCCTGTGCGAGCGGGTGCTCCGCCGCCCGGAGCTGATCCGGGACCCGCGCTTCGCGGACAATCCCCTGCGCCGTACCCATGACGAGGAACTGACGGCCGAGTTGGAGTCGTGCTTCGCGGACCACACCGCCGAGGGGCTGATCGCGCTGCTGGACGGGGCCGGTATCGCCAACGCCCGGCTGCGCGACATCGCGGAGTTCGGCGCCCACCCCCAGTTCGACGCCCGCGACCGCTGGGGCGAGTTCGGCTCCCCGGTCGGACCGCTGCGCGGTCTGCTGCCGCCCGTGGAAGTGGCGGGCCGCAGGGCGCCGATGCGACCGGTGCCGGGGCTCGGCGAGCACACCCAGGCGGTGCGCGCCGAGTTCTCCTGA
- a CDS encoding transposase has protein sequence MTSPFGKIHFTERHALTRLLRWAARHGLAVAFEDLDFEAEKTREKHGRRKRFRKLISGMPVARVRARLVSMAAELGITVVAVDPAYTSKWGAQHWQRPLTSTKRMTTRHDAASVAIGRRALGHRIRRRTAPPPHDQSDRAGHRTAQAEGGTRGPEEPRPRSPGPRTRSADPECGANAGDQDTQHRSERPAEPVQLTLSL, from the coding sequence GTGACCTCCCCCTTCGGGAAAATTCACTTTACTGAACGGCACGCGCTGACCCGGCTTCTGCGCTGGGCCGCCCGGCACGGCTTGGCAGTCGCGTTCGAAGACCTCGACTTCGAGGCGGAGAAGACCCGGGAGAAGCACGGCCGCCGCAAGCGGTTCCGCAAGCTGATCTCCGGCATGCCCGTGGCCAGGGTCCGCGCCCGGCTCGTCAGCATGGCCGCCGAACTCGGCATCACCGTCGTCGCCGTGGACCCGGCCTACACCTCGAAGTGGGGCGCGCAGCACTGGCAGAGGCCCCTCACCAGCACCAAACGCATGACCACCCGTCACGACGCGGCAAGTGTCGCGATCGGACGACGGGCCCTTGGACACCGCATCCGGCGACGGACGGCACCGCCCCCACACGACCAGAGCGATCGTGCGGGGCATCGGACCGCCCAGGCCGAAGGCGGCACCCGAGGGCCTGAGGAACCCCGCCCCCGCAGCCCCGGACCACGGACACGATCCGCAGACCCTGAGTGCGGTGCGAACGCGGGAGACCAGGACACTCAACACCGTTCGGAGCGTCCGGCTGAGCCCGTGCAACTCACGCTCAGTCTGTAG
- a CDS encoding chemotaxis protein CheY produces the protein MRTTEAKDAVSVLFIEDDEVIGRHVEAGLRSHGYAVTWTRTGGSGLAEAARLPIDVVLLDLGLPDMDGIDVARQLRDEHPDVLILILTARSEEIDVIVGLDAGADDYLVKPFSLTVLLARLRAHLRRRPPVPEGPGEPVRIGGLTVDIAARRCLLGDREVELRPKEFELLAILVRHPGEAVSRESLMAEVWDENWFGPTKTLDVTMSSLRRRLQAAASAAHAPVVLPALTTLRGHGYRLDPPGPLDGN, from the coding sequence ATGCGGACGACAGAAGCCAAGGACGCGGTATCCGTACTGTTCATCGAGGACGACGAGGTCATCGGGCGGCATGTGGAAGCAGGTCTGCGATCCCACGGTTACGCCGTGACCTGGACCCGGACCGGCGGCTCCGGCCTGGCCGAGGCCGCCAGACTCCCCATCGACGTCGTCCTCCTCGACCTCGGCCTCCCCGACATGGACGGCATCGACGTCGCCCGGCAACTGCGCGACGAGCACCCCGATGTCCTCATCCTCATCCTCACCGCCCGCAGCGAGGAGATCGACGTCATCGTGGGCCTGGACGCGGGCGCCGACGACTACCTGGTCAAACCCTTCAGCCTGACCGTGCTGCTCGCCCGCCTCCGCGCCCATCTCCGCCGCCGCCCGCCCGTCCCGGAGGGACCGGGCGAACCGGTCCGCATCGGGGGTCTGACCGTGGACATCGCCGCGCGCCGCTGCCTCCTCGGCGATCGGGAGGTCGAACTGCGCCCCAAGGAGTTCGAACTCCTCGCCATCCTGGTCCGGCATCCGGGGGAGGCCGTCTCCCGCGAATCGCTCATGGCGGAGGTGTGGGACGAGAACTGGTTCGGGCCGACCAAGACGCTGGACGTCACCATGTCCTCCCTGCGCCGCCGACTGCAGGCGGCCGCCTCCGCCGCACACGCGCCTGTCGTCCTGCCCGCCCTCACCACCCTGCGGGGACACGGCTACCGGCTCGACCCACCTGGGCCGCTGGATGGCAACTGA
- a CDS encoding transcriptional regulator, DeoR family yields the protein MSKHTIVVVNGPEGEERLLTARPATGRPPPLGALAKYFEPTCHRAPSRSAVTGEGWGAGCAVLNRWTIQHAHGTPLADPRHDLGTAAGRAHRSPPNLWGGFS from the coding sequence ATGAGCAAGCACACCATCGTCGTTGTCAACGGTCCGGAGGGTGAGGAGCGGCTCCTGACGGCACGGCCCGCCACCGGCCGGCCGCCCCCGCTCGGGGCCCTCGCGAAGTACTTCGAGCCCACCTGTCACCGTGCCCCGTCCCGGAGCGCCGTGACCGGCGAAGGGTGGGGTGCCGGGTGCGCGGTGCTCAACCGCTGGACGATCCAGCATGCCCACGGGACACCCCTGGCCGATCCCCGCCACGACCTCGGAACAGCCGCCGGCCGCGCCCACCGCTCTCCGCCAAATCTTTGGGGAGGCTTCTCATGA
- a CDS encoding peptide synthetase, which produces MSGSDRKGAVGGGPPRAWVPRSRSRPDGLLACAGWDGSVRWRDGERLERLFEERCDLTCARGNGDRLAVDAGDVVLTYPQLDERANRLARFLMAEGVRPGDRIGLLLDEAVDAYVGILAVLKAHAAYVPLDVGFPSDRLSYIVADASVRMVLSLSRLSERTRCLTDSTELLYLDRVRSRVAEQPPGRPDPMAVGEPADDLCYVIYTSGSTGRPKGVAVGHPAVCNFVRVAAEVYGITRDDRVYQGMTIAFDFSVEETWVPWMAGATVVPKPEGPSLLGAELDAFLRGRRVSALCCVPTLLATLDENASELRFLLVSGEPCPQNLVTRWHRPGRRFLNVYGPTEATVTATWSPLAPDRPVTIGVPLPTYSVAVLDPERDTALPPGTMGEIAIGGIGLADGYLNRPELTERAFIPDFLGIPGNPSGKLYRTGDLGKINAQGEVEHHGRIDTQVKIRGYRVELAEIESVLLHLPGIAQAVVSDREITPGAVGLCAYYTTCAGMTVDPERAVAHLRARLPGYMVPAYLEHLTSIPMLPSGKADRRHLPPPAGPRRLTQGNGTAPRTSAERMLAELLAAVLQVERVSVDSHFFTDLGADSLLMARFNAAVRERPDLPDVSMRDVYLHPTVRRLATALAEAPSPARTMLDRVRRQPAPPAVGTPRYALCAILQFLMFLIYVSLASVALDAGTSWMTQGQGWLDVYERAVALGAVVLIGASLFPIAAKWALIGRWKPRCIRLWSVAYARFWCVRTLIVANPLARLAVGTPLFTLYLRALGAKIGPRTLIFTRWVPICTDLLTIGADTVIRKETFLNGYRARDGVIETGPVTIGAGAFIGEQSTLDIGVRLGDTAQLGHASALHEGQSIPAGQHWHGSPARPAPEGSEYLTVPPARCGRLRRVCHSLVTLLALTATVGVAEVAAAALLEARPALVRTVTGAGGPGSWTYYADGLEIAAAAVLGLALLGTILVPALSRVLSRPLRPNTVYPLYGVRFTLQRAVARLTSTRFTIALFGDSSAIVHYLRALGYRLAPIEQTGTNFGTMLKHEVPALSRVGAGTMVSDGLSIANAEYSSTSFRTAPVTIGSHNYLGNNIVYPAGGRTGDNCLLATKAMIPVSGPVRENTGLLGSPPIEIPRSVERDHRFDHLTTGSGLRRRLTAKNHHNAWTMALFLAVRCLYVYGLLLIAMFPLTGNGGLYWLETVGTALLELAFTVGFFVLAERAVLGFRTLRPRFCSIYERSFWRHERYWKVPSILYLSLFNGTPFKPAVWRLLGVRMGHRVFDDGCRILERTLTQVGDGCALNAGSILQAHSLEEGVFKSDRITIGIGCTIGTSAFVHYGVVIEDHARIDADSFLMKGEHVPAHTQWRGNPAVELTTDADCRGKL; this is translated from the coding sequence ATGTCGGGAAGTGACCGGAAGGGGGCGGTGGGGGGAGGGCCGCCGCGCGCGTGGGTGCCGAGGTCGCGGAGTCGTCCGGATGGTCTGCTCGCCTGTGCGGGCTGGGACGGTTCGGTTCGGTGGCGGGACGGCGAACGGCTTGAGCGGCTGTTCGAGGAGCGCTGCGACCTGACGTGTGCGCGGGGGAACGGAGACCGGCTCGCGGTGGACGCCGGCGACGTCGTCCTCACGTACCCTCAGCTGGACGAAAGGGCCAATCGGCTTGCTCGTTTCCTGATGGCCGAGGGTGTACGGCCCGGCGACCGGATCGGGTTGTTGCTCGACGAGGCGGTGGACGCCTATGTCGGGATACTGGCCGTGCTGAAGGCGCACGCCGCGTACGTACCGCTGGACGTCGGGTTCCCGTCGGATCGTCTGAGCTACATCGTGGCCGATGCCTCCGTGCGCATGGTCCTGTCACTGTCCCGACTCTCCGAGCGGACGCGATGCCTCACAGACAGTACCGAGCTGCTGTATCTGGACCGGGTGCGGTCCAGGGTCGCGGAGCAGCCTCCCGGTCGCCCCGACCCGATGGCTGTCGGGGAACCGGCCGACGACCTGTGTTACGTCATCTACACCTCAGGATCCACGGGCCGTCCGAAGGGGGTGGCCGTCGGACACCCCGCTGTGTGCAACTTCGTCCGAGTGGCCGCGGAGGTCTACGGCATCACCCGCGACGATCGGGTCTACCAGGGGATGACCATCGCTTTCGACTTCTCCGTCGAGGAGACCTGGGTGCCCTGGATGGCCGGTGCCACGGTGGTACCCAAACCTGAAGGGCCGAGCCTGCTCGGTGCCGAGCTGGACGCGTTCCTGCGGGGGCGCCGGGTCTCGGCCCTGTGCTGCGTTCCCACCCTGCTGGCCACCCTGGACGAGAACGCGTCCGAGCTGCGGTTCCTGCTGGTATCCGGGGAACCCTGCCCGCAGAATCTCGTCACCCGCTGGCACCGGCCCGGCCGCCGGTTCCTCAACGTCTACGGCCCGACCGAAGCGACCGTCACGGCGACCTGGAGCCCGCTGGCCCCCGACCGTCCGGTGACGATCGGTGTCCCGCTGCCGACGTACTCGGTCGCCGTCCTCGATCCGGAACGGGACACGGCCCTGCCGCCGGGCACGATGGGAGAGATCGCGATCGGCGGGATCGGGCTCGCCGATGGATACCTCAACCGGCCCGAGCTGACCGAACGCGCCTTCATTCCGGACTTTCTCGGCATCCCCGGGAATCCGTCCGGCAAGCTCTACCGGACCGGGGACCTGGGCAAGATCAACGCCCAAGGTGAGGTCGAACATCACGGCCGCATCGACACCCAGGTCAAAATCCGCGGCTACCGCGTAGAACTGGCCGAGATCGAGTCGGTGCTGCTGCACCTGCCCGGAATCGCCCAAGCGGTGGTCAGCGACCGGGAGATCACCCCGGGGGCCGTGGGACTGTGCGCCTACTACACCACCTGCGCGGGCATGACCGTGGATCCCGAGCGGGCCGTGGCACACCTGCGCGCACGGCTGCCCGGCTACATGGTCCCCGCCTACCTCGAACACCTCACCTCGATTCCGATGCTGCCCAGTGGCAAGGCCGACCGCCGGCACCTGCCGCCGCCAGCCGGGCCACGCCGGCTCACCCAGGGCAATGGCACGGCTCCACGCACCAGCGCCGAACGGATGCTGGCCGAACTGCTGGCTGCGGTCCTGCAGGTCGAGCGGGTCTCCGTGGACAGCCACTTCTTCACCGACCTCGGCGCCGATTCCCTGCTCATGGCGCGGTTCAACGCGGCCGTGCGCGAACGTCCGGACCTGCCCGATGTGTCGATGAGGGACGTCTACCTGCATCCCACCGTGCGCCGGCTCGCCACGGCCCTGGCCGAAGCGCCATCTCCTGCCCGGACCATGCTCGACCGCGTACGGCGGCAGCCTGCCCCTCCGGCCGTGGGCACACCCCGGTACGCCCTGTGCGCGATCCTCCAGTTCCTCATGTTCCTGATCTACGTGAGCCTCGCTTCGGTGGCGCTGGACGCCGGAACATCCTGGATGACGCAGGGGCAGGGATGGCTCGACGTCTACGAACGCGCGGTTGCCCTCGGTGCCGTGGTGCTGATCGGCGCGAGCCTGTTCCCGATCGCCGCCAAATGGGCTCTGATCGGGCGGTGGAAACCGCGGTGCATCCGGTTGTGGAGCGTGGCCTATGCCCGCTTCTGGTGTGTCAGAACCCTCATCGTCGCCAACCCACTGGCCCGGCTGGCGGTCGGTACGCCGCTGTTCACTCTGTATCTGCGGGCACTCGGCGCCAAGATCGGACCGCGCACCCTGATCTTCACCCGGTGGGTGCCGATCTGTACCGACCTGCTGACCATCGGGGCCGACACCGTGATCCGCAAGGAAACCTTTCTCAACGGTTACCGAGCACGCGACGGGGTGATCGAAACCGGCCCGGTCACCATCGGCGCCGGCGCCTTCATCGGCGAACAGAGCACTCTCGACATCGGCGTACGCCTCGGCGACACCGCTCAGCTCGGTCATGCCTCCGCGCTGCACGAAGGCCAGTCGATACCCGCCGGGCAGCACTGGCACGGCTCGCCGGCCCGGCCCGCACCAGAGGGATCCGAGTACCTCACCGTTCCGCCGGCCCGCTGCGGCCGCCTGCGGCGAGTGTGTCACAGCCTCGTCACGCTGCTGGCCTTGACGGCCACCGTGGGAGTGGCCGAGGTGGCCGCCGCCGCGCTGCTGGAGGCCCGGCCCGCGCTGGTCCGCACCGTCACCGGAGCGGGCGGCCCCGGCAGTTGGACGTACTACGCCGACGGCCTGGAGATCGCCGCGGCCGCGGTGCTCGGCCTCGCCCTTCTGGGGACGATCCTCGTACCGGCCCTGTCGCGAGTACTGTCCCGTCCCCTCAGGCCGAACACGGTCTATCCGCTGTACGGAGTGCGATTCACACTCCAGCGTGCCGTCGCCCGGCTGACCAGTACCCGCTTCACCATCGCCCTGTTCGGCGACAGCTCGGCGATCGTGCACTACCTCAGAGCCCTCGGATACCGTCTGGCACCGATCGAGCAGACCGGAACCAACTTCGGCACGATGCTCAAACACGAGGTGCCCGCCCTCAGCCGGGTCGGCGCCGGGACCATGGTCTCCGACGGACTGTCCATCGCGAACGCCGAGTACTCCAGCACCTCGTTCCGCACCGCCCCGGTCACCATCGGAAGCCACAACTACCTGGGCAACAACATCGTCTACCCGGCCGGCGGCAGGACCGGCGACAACTGTCTGCTGGCCACCAAGGCCATGATCCCCGTCAGCGGTCCGGTCAGGGAGAACACCGGACTGCTCGGCTCACCCCCCATCGAGATCCCACGGTCGGTCGAGCGCGACCACCGCTTCGACCACCTCACCACCGGATCCGGGCTCCGGCGCCGCCTCACGGCCAAGAACCACCACAACGCATGGACCATGGCCCTGTTCCTGGCCGTGCGCTGCCTGTACGTCTACGGCCTCCTCCTGATCGCGATGTTCCCGCTGACCGGCAACGGCGGGCTGTACTGGCTGGAGACGGTCGGCACCGCGCTCCTCGAACTCGCCTTCACGGTGGGCTTCTTCGTTCTGGCCGAACGGGCCGTGCTGGGCTTCCGTACCCTGCGGCCACGGTTCTGCTCCATCTACGAGCGGTCCTTCTGGCGGCACGAGCGCTACTGGAAGGTGCCGTCCATCCTCTACCTCTCCCTCTTCAACGGCACCCCCTTCAAACCCGCCGTCTGGCGGCTGCTCGGCGTCCGTATGGGACACCGAGTCTTCGACGACGGCTGCCGGATTCTGGAACGGACTCTCACCCAGGTCGGCGACGGCTGCGCCCTCAATGCCGGCAGCATCTTGCAGGCACACTCGCTCGAAGAGGGCGTCTTCAAATCTGATCGCATCACCATCGGCATCGGCTGCACGATCGGCACCAGCGCCTTCGTGCACTACGGCGTCGTCATCGAGGACCACGCCCGCATCGACGCCGACTCCTTCCTCATGAAGGGCGAACACGTACCGGCACACACCCAGTGGCGCGGCAATCCGGCAGTGGAACTGACCACCGATGCCGACTGCCGCGGAAAGCTGTAG
- a CDS encoding integral membrane sensor signal transduction histidine kinase, which translates to MRVAVMAVLVALVLLATPLALGIQTSFFSDERDELERVALTAAIHVPPSFAVGGRVKLPAHEPGIDVGVYDLSGRLRDGSGPRTADSITRPARGGVVARGRGDDQIVVAVPVSAEERVIGVVRASTGTPQVWQRIVLAWLVLSGTALVALVTAIVVARRQARTLTAPLEALSAKAGAVADGDLTARAEGSAIAEIDQVARTQNAMVEHLALRLDHQRHFTSNASHQLRTPLAGLQLGLEAAAADPDADLRMAVTEALEQVRHLQRTVDEVLRLARATPRPGVPATARLAAEVVEGAERRWHGAFAAEGRRLDFGVEPGGGGPRIPDRTAEQILDVLLDNALRHGRGTVEVTVREMGVAVAVDVSDEGSLTLDRRSVFERGATTSRAGSGIGLTLAREMAEAAGGRLTLARTAPTTFTLLLPVAEPPPPPE; encoded by the coding sequence ATGCGGGTGGCCGTGATGGCGGTGCTGGTGGCACTCGTCCTGCTGGCCACGCCGCTGGCGCTCGGGATCCAGACGTCCTTCTTCTCGGATGAACGCGATGAGCTGGAGCGCGTGGCCCTGACGGCCGCCATCCATGTGCCGCCGTCGTTCGCGGTGGGCGGCCGTGTGAAACTGCCCGCCCATGAGCCAGGAATCGACGTCGGGGTGTACGACCTGTCCGGGCGCCTGCGCGACGGCAGCGGTCCGAGGACGGCGGACTCGATCACCCGGCCGGCCCGGGGCGGGGTGGTGGCCCGGGGGCGCGGCGACGACCAGATTGTGGTGGCCGTGCCCGTATCCGCCGAGGAGCGGGTCATCGGTGTGGTCCGTGCCTCGACCGGGACACCGCAGGTCTGGCAGCGCATCGTCCTGGCCTGGCTGGTCCTGTCCGGCACCGCCCTGGTGGCGCTGGTCACGGCCATCGTGGTGGCACGCCGGCAGGCGCGCACGCTCACCGCACCGTTGGAGGCGCTCTCGGCGAAGGCCGGAGCGGTGGCGGACGGGGATCTGACCGCGCGCGCCGAAGGCAGCGCGATCGCCGAGATCGACCAGGTGGCGCGCACCCAGAACGCCATGGTCGAGCATCTGGCCCTACGGCTCGATCACCAGCGCCACTTCACCTCCAACGCCTCCCATCAGCTGCGTACCCCGCTCGCCGGTCTGCAACTGGGTCTGGAGGCGGCCGCCGCCGATCCCGACGCGGATCTGCGAATGGCCGTGACGGAGGCCCTGGAGCAGGTACGGCATCTTCAGCGGACCGTGGACGAGGTGCTCCGGCTGGCCCGGGCGACGCCACGCCCCGGCGTTCCCGCGACCGCCCGGCTCGCCGCCGAGGTGGTCGAGGGGGCGGAGCGCCGCTGGCACGGCGCGTTCGCCGCCGAGGGCCGTCGTCTGGACTTCGGCGTCGAGCCCGGGGGCGGGGGCCCGCGGATCCCCGACCGCACCGCCGAGCAGATTCTGGACGTCCTGCTGGACAACGCCCTGCGCCACGGCCGCGGTACGGTCGAGGTCACGGTGCGCGAGATGGGAGTCGCGGTCGCCGTGGACGTGTCCGACGAGGGCTCGCTGACGCTCGACCGGCGGTCCGTCTTCGAGCGGGGGGCGACGACATCGCGGGCCGGCAGTGGCATCGGGCTGACGCTGGCGCGGGAAATGGCCGAGGCGGCCGGGGGGCGGCTCACCCTCGCCCGGACGGCGCCCACCACCTTCACCTTGCTGCTGCCGGTCGCGGAGCCACCGCCGCCACCGGAGTGA
- a CDS encoding 2,4-diaminobutyrate 4-aminotransferase yields the protein MTTLLRPAPLTAPRVSGDLPGPRSTALLAHQERWESNARTYPRHLPIALAEGAGSFVRDVDGNVFIDFLAGAGVLSLGHNHPELVRAVRRQLDSLTHGLDFPTPAKDAFTQAQLSMLAPELRKRTRLHFCGPTGANAVEAAIKLCKIATGRGDIISFQGAFHGSTHATMALSGLVSQKAPVRDGMPGVHFFPYTASGPALDGGSVNGADLLEQALRDGNGGIPLPAAVIMEMVQGEGGNFVARTDFVRKVREVTYSLGIPLIVDEVQTGCGRTGTWFAFEQYGIEPDVIVASKALSGIGLPVALILYDTALDTWAPGAHIGTFRGNQLAFAAGVETIRIIRRDDILGNVRRQGARIADRLAGLTRNPWVSQVRGRGLMWGIEMADPRDGRPATEVAAAVQHHALRHGLIVERGGRDDAVVRILPPLNVTAEVVDTACSILVEAVSARADRSSVP from the coding sequence ATGACAACGCTCCTCCGGCCCGCTCCGCTGACGGCTCCCCGTGTCAGCGGCGATCTGCCCGGCCCCCGCTCCACAGCCCTGTTGGCCCATCAGGAGCGGTGGGAGTCGAATGCGCGGACCTACCCGCGCCATCTGCCCATCGCACTGGCCGAGGGGGCGGGCAGCTTCGTCCGGGACGTCGACGGCAATGTCTTCATCGACTTCCTCGCCGGCGCCGGGGTGCTGTCACTCGGCCACAACCATCCGGAGCTGGTGCGGGCCGTGCGGCGTCAGCTCGACTCCCTCACCCACGGCCTGGACTTCCCCACCCCCGCCAAGGACGCCTTCACCCAGGCCCAGCTGTCCATGCTGGCGCCGGAGCTGCGCAAGCGCACACGGCTGCACTTCTGCGGGCCGACGGGAGCCAACGCCGTCGAAGCCGCCATCAAGCTCTGCAAGATCGCGACCGGCCGGGGCGACATCATCTCCTTCCAGGGCGCCTTCCATGGCAGCACCCACGCCACGATGGCGCTCAGCGGGCTGGTGTCCCAGAAGGCGCCCGTGCGCGACGGCATGCCGGGAGTGCACTTCTTCCCGTACACCGCCAGTGGCCCGGCCCTGGACGGCGGTTCGGTCAACGGCGCCGACCTCCTGGAGCAGGCGTTGCGGGACGGCAACGGCGGTATTCCGCTGCCCGCCGCGGTGATCATGGAGATGGTGCAGGGCGAGGGCGGAAACTTCGTCGCCCGCACCGACTTCGTCCGCAAGGTGCGCGAGGTGACCTACTCGCTGGGCATCCCCCTGATCGTCGACGAGGTCCAGACAGGTTGCGGACGCACCGGCACCTGGTTCGCCTTCGAGCAGTACGGCATCGAGCCGGATGTCATCGTGGCGTCCAAGGCACTGAGCGGCATCGGTCTGCCGGTCGCCCTCATCCTGTACGACACCGCGCTGGACACCTGGGCGCCCGGCGCGCACATCGGGACCTTCCGCGGCAATCAACTGGCCTTCGCCGCCGGGGTGGAGACGATCCGCATCATCCGGCGGGACGACATCCTGGGCAACGTCCGCCGGCAGGGTGCGCGGATCGCGGACCGGCTGGCCGGGCTCACCCGCAATCCCTGGGTCAGCCAGGTGCGCGGCCGAGGGCTGATGTGGGGGATCGAAATGGCGGATCCCCGTGACGGCCGCCCGGCCACCGAGGTCGCGGCCGCGGTCCAGCACCATGCGCTGCGCCATGGCCTCATCGTGGAACGCGGCGGACGTGACGACGCCGTGGTACGCATCCTGCCCCCGCTGAACGTCACCGCCGAGGTCGTGGACACGGCCTGCTCGATCCTGGTGGAGGCCGTGTCCGCACGCGCCGATCGTTCCTCCGTTCCCTGA
- a CDS encoding ABC transporter permease: MLVKVLTGVFDPPPDTVAVPWPYPALTLAAAFAAIVGAALSGVRRSTRPAVEELREL, encoded by the coding sequence ATGCTCGTCAAGGTGCTCACCGGTGTGTTCGACCCACCACCGGACACCGTGGCCGTGCCCTGGCCATATCCCGCCCTGACCCTGGCGGCAGCCTTCGCGGCCATCGTCGGCGCAGCCCTGAGCGGCGTCCGCAGATCCACCCGGCCGGCCGTGGAAGAGCTGCGTGAACTCTGA
- a CDS encoding ABC transporter ATP-binding protein, translated as MTTTSEAGAGTGGTAALDARELYRFFRTGEEETLALRGVSLHVQRGETVAVVGPSGSGKSTLLACLAGLDEPAGGYVHIGRERISHRPEAQRARPRARRIGVLLQSGNLIAHLDLRNIRLAQAAAGRAVALRPISPPCSTGWACAAGPTPCRMSWQAANWPVRGLPSPWPTTPMRSSPTSPPASWTDGPNGACSTCSRAGPTPVAAFWSSPTTPRSSPSPTGCSCCATEGSGLARSGPPRHGP; from the coding sequence ATGACCACCACCTCCGAGGCAGGGGCGGGAACCGGCGGAACGGCCGCCCTCGACGCCAGGGAGCTCTACCGGTTCTTCCGCACCGGAGAGGAGGAGACCCTCGCCCTGCGCGGGGTGTCCCTCCACGTCCAGCGCGGTGAGACCGTCGCCGTCGTCGGACCCTCCGGGTCGGGCAAGTCCACCCTGCTGGCGTGCCTGGCCGGGCTGGACGAGCCGGCCGGAGGATACGTCCACATCGGCCGGGAGCGGATCAGTCATCGCCCCGAGGCCCAGCGGGCCCGGCCGCGCGCCCGCCGTATCGGTGTCCTGCTGCAGTCCGGCAACCTCATCGCCCATCTGGACCTACGGAACATCCGTCTTGCCCAGGCGGCTGCCGGACGCGCCGTGGCGCTGCGTCCGATATCGCCGCCCTGCTCGACGGGGTGGGCCTGCGCGGCCGGGCCCACGCCCTGCCGCATGAGCTGGCAGGCGGCGAACTGGCCCGTGCGGGGCTTGCCGTCGCCCTGGCCAACGACTCCGATGCGCTCCTCGCCGACGAGCCCACCGGCGAGCTGGACGGACGGACCGAACGGCGCGTGCTCGACCTGCTCAAGAGCCGGGCCGACGCCGGTCGCGGCGTTCTGGTCGTCACCCACAACACCGAGGTCGTCGCCTTCGCCGACCGGGTGCTCGTGCTGCGCGACGGAAGGATCCGGACTGGCCCGCTCTGGGCCGCCCCGCCACGGCCCATGA